The genomic stretch CAAAAAGACCGCATGAATCGCTTGGCATGATTTCTCCTTTAAGGTATATTGTTATGACATTACCAGCCAAAGAGTCTCATATGTGGTGGACGCGTACACAGGGTTGACAAAATAATTAAAAGGTGTATAATTAAAAATAGATTGAAAAAACAAATTCCCGAAGGGACTTCCTTTGGGAGAAAAATAGGGTAAAAAAAGGAGAGAAAAATGATATCCAAGAGGCTGATTAACAAAAGAGTGAAAGAGAAGAATAAATCAGCGGCGGAGGTCATGAACGGGATTATATTCATCGTCCTAGCCTTCGTCATATTGGCGGCGTGGGTTATCACACCCACCCAGTTCTATAACTGGTAGAATAAAAATAAGAGGAGGGGCAGATGTTAAAAAAAATTTTTATTTCGCTGGGGTACACTCTCCTCTTGGCAGGGATGCTGGTGATGGGATTTCTATTTTCTTTTTTTCCCTCGGGGGCCTATGCCTCCAGCCTTAGTTCTTTCTTAAAGTATTTCTCCAGGTAGTAGTTTGATCTGGAGAAATACTAAGACCGCTTTACATTTTTTGTAAAGCGGTATTTTTTTTATCCTCTTCTCTTATCGTGGAAGGCTTTGTGAACATCATGAAGCTTCTTGTCTGTAATATGAGTATAGATCTGAGTGGTGGAGATATTGGAGTGGCCAAGGAGAGATTGGACGGAACGAATATCGGCTCCGGCGGAGAGGAGGTCGGTGGCAAAGCAGTGTCTTATAATGTGCGGAGTGACTTTCTTTGAAATACCGGCTTTGATGGCATAGTGCTTTATGATTCTTTCTACGGAGCGGGGAGTTAATCTGTGGTCGGAGTCGGAAATCTGTTTCTCTTGAGGACGGATTCCGCCTTCGGCGGATGGAGAAATCCTCCGAGAATCAGATTTTCCGACTCCTCCTGATTCAGATGTTTCGCCAAAAAAACGGTTCTCTAAAGGACGGTCATCAAGGGGAATCCTACGAGAACCATTTTTTTTGGCTACACTTTCTTTTACTTCTCCTCCTTTGCTAATCCGTATAAAAAGCGCCTCATTTATATCCGCTCTGGCATCAAGATAGTCTTTCAAAGATTGTTTTGCCGTGTCGGAGAGAAAGACGACTCTCACTTTTCCGCCTTTCCCTCTTATGGAAAATTCTTCTCTTTTGAGATTTATAGAGTCTATATTAAGATTGCATAGTTCAGAGACGCGAAGCCCTGTGGAGAAAAGAAGTTCAAGGATGGCTTTGTCGCGAAGAGATTTTAGTCCTTTGTCTGGCGGAGTAATAGGCGCATCAAGGAGTCTTTCAAGCTCATCTTCGGTAATAAGGTCAAGGTCTCTTTCTGGGACTTTCACAAGGTCAATTCTTTCTGCGGATAATGATTTTATGTCTCGCCTGCTTAAGTATTTAAGAAAGGCCCTAAGCGCTACAAGGTGGTAGTTCTGGGTCTTTTTTGAAAGAGTCGGTTCTATGCGGTTTAGCCACAGACGGTATTGTCTGACTGTTTCGTCGGATATATCCTCTACATTTTGCAGTTTACTTTGACTTAGGAAGCGATTGAGATAATGGTCGTAATTTAAAATAGTCTTAAGAC from Patescibacteria group bacterium encodes the following:
- a CDS encoding tyrosine-type recombinase/integrase — protein: MSHNIIQLKKDFLEHLEVERGRSLKTILNYDHYLNRFLSQSKLQNVEDISDETVRQYRLWLNRIEPTLSKKTQNYHLVALRAFLKYLSRRDIKSLSAERIDLVKVPERDLDLITEDELERLLDAPITPPDKGLKSLRDKAILELLFSTGLRVSELCNLNIDSINLKREEFSIRGKGGKVRVVFLSDTAKQSLKDYLDARADINEALFIRISKGGEVKESVAKKNGSRRIPLDDRPLENRFFGETSESGGVGKSDSRRISPSAEGGIRPQEKQISDSDHRLTPRSVERIIKHYAIKAGISKKVTPHIIRHCFATDLLSAGADIRSVQSLLGHSNISTTQIYTHITDKKLHDVHKAFHDKRRG